The sequence CGGTTTCGTGGAAACCCATGGCCGCGCCGAAACCGAGGCGCTGGTGAATGGGCTCGAAGCAATACCGCGCAAGAGGCTCGACCATCGCGGCCAGATCATCGAGGAGATGGACCTCGACGCTGTGATCGCGCGGCGGCCGCAGATCGCGGTGGTCGACGAGCTCGCCCACACCAATACGGCCGGCAGCCGCCATCCCAAGCGTTATCTCGACGTCGAGGAGCTGCTCTCCCACGGCATCGACGTCTACACCGCTGTCAATATCCAGCACATCGAGAGCCTCAACGACATCGTCGCCCAGATCACCCATGTGCGGGTGCGCGAGACGGTGCCGGACTCGATTTTCGATCGCGCCGAGGCCATCGAGCTGATCGACCTCACGCCCGACGATCTGATCCAGAGGCTCAAGGAAGGCAAGGTCTACGTCCCCAAGCAGGCCGAGCGGGCGCTGGAGCATTATTTCTCGCCGGGCAATCTGACCGCCCTGCGCGAGCTGGCGCTGCGGCGCACGGCCGAGCGGGTCGACGAGCAGCTGCTCACCCACATGCAGGCGAACGCGATTCCCGGTCCCTGGGCCGCGGGCGAGCGCATCCTGGTCTGCGTCAGCGAGGATCCGCGCGCAGCTGGCCTTGTTCGCTACACCAAGCGGCTGGCCGACCGGCTGCATGCGCCGTTCACCGCGATCTCGATCGAGACGCGCCGCTCGCTCCAGCTCTCGGACGAGGAGCGCGACCGGCTCGCCGATACCCTGCGGCTCGCGGAATCGCTCGGCGGTGAAGCGCTGACGATTCCCGCCGTCGGCCGCCGCATCGCGGACGACGTGATCAATTTCGCGCAGGGCAATAACGTCACCCAGATCGTGATCGGCAAGTCGACGCGCTCGCGCTGGTTCGAGATGACGCGCGGATCCGTCGTGCACGATCTGGTTCGCCGTGCCGGCAATATCAGCGTTCACGTCATCCCCGGCGATGAGCTGTCCGGAGAGCCCGCGAAGACGTCGGTGCAGACCGCCGCCCGATCCGAGCCGTTCGATCCGCTGCCTTATCTCAAGGCGCTCGGCATCGTTCTGGTCGGCCTCGGCGCCGCCGAGCTGATTCAGCCGAGATTCGGCATCGAGAACGTGGATCTCGTGCTGCTGACGGCGGTGGTAGCTGTCGCCGTCCGTTACGGCCTGTGGCCGTCGCTGCTTGCGACGGTCGCTGCCTCGCTGTCCTACAACTTCTTCTTCCTGCCGCCGATTTACACCTTCACGATCACTGATCCGACCAATGTCGCCGCCTTCGTCCTGTTCATGGCAGTGGCGATGATTGTCTCGAATGTCGCGGCGCGCGTGCGCACGCAGGCCGACACTGCGATCGGCCGCATCAGGACCACCGAGCAGCTCTATGCGTTCAGCCGCAAGCTCGCCGGCACCGCTACCCTCGACGACGTGTTGTGGGCGTCGGCCTATCAGATTGCGCTGATGCTGAGGGTGCGCGTCGTGCTGCTGCTGCCGGACGACGGCCTGCTCACGGTGAAATCGGGCTATCCGCCGGAGGACCAGCTCGACCAGGCCGACCTTGCCGCGGCAAACTGGGCCTGGAGCAACGATCGCCCGGCCGGCCGCGGCTCGGACACCTTGCCGGGCGCCAAGCGGCTGTTCCTGCCGATGCGCACGGGGCGCGGCCCGATCGGCGTCATCGGGATCGACAATGACCGCACCGGCCCGCTGCTGACGCCGGACCAGCGCCGGCTGCTCGACGCGCTGGTCGACCAGGGCGCGCTCGCGATCGAGCGCGTGCTGTTGGTCGAGGACATGGACCGCGTCAAGCGCACCATCGAATCCGAGCGGCTGCGCGCGGCGCTGCTCACCTCGATCTCGCACGACCTGAAGACGCCCCTCGCCTCGGTGTTGGGTGCGGCCTCGACCATGCGCGATCTCGCCGGTGCGTTGTCCGACACCGAGAAGCACGATCTGCTCGCCACCGTGATCGACGAATCCGAGCGGCTCAACCGTTTTATCGCCAATCTGCTCGACATGACCAAGCTCGAATCCGGCGCCATCGTGCCCAACACGGCGCTGCATGATCTCGGCGAGATCGTCGGCAGCGCGCTCAGGCGCGCGAGCAAGATCCTGACCGCCCACAAGATGGAGCTGGTGTTGGCCGCCGACCTGCCGATGCTCCAGCTCGACGCCGTGTTGTTCGAGCAGGTGCTGTTCAATCTGCTCGACAACGCCGCAAAATATTCACCCGCCGACACCACGATCTCGATCCGCAGCCGGCGCGAGCGGGATCAGGTGGTGCTGGAGATCGCCGACGAAGGCGCCGGCATTCCGCCCGATGAGCTCGAGAGCGTGTTCGACAAGTTCTATCGGGTGCACAAGGGCGACCATGTCCGGCCCGGCACCGGGCTCGGGCTTGCTATCTCCCGCGGCTTCGTCGAAGCGATGGGCGGCACGGTCTCGGCTGCCAGCCGCAGCGACCGCAGCGGCGCCGTGCTCATCATCCGTCTGCCCGTTCCGGCACAGACCTCCGCATTGGACACCGCCGCATGAGTGCCGCCCCGATCAAAGTTCTGGTCATCGACGACGAGCCGCCGATCCGCAAATTACTGCGGTTGGGGCTCTCGACGCAGGGCTACGAGATCCTCGACGCGTCGAACGGCAAGATCGCGCTGGAGAAGCTTGCCGAGGAGCCGGCGTTGATCATCCTCGATCTCGGCCTGCCCGACATCCAGGGCCACGAGCTACTGCGTACCATCCGTGCCCGCAACGAGGGCGTGCCGATCGTGGTGCTGTCGAGCCGCGGCGACGAGGCCGGCAAGGTGCAGGCGCTCGATCTCGGCGCCGACGATTACCTCACGAAGCCCTTCGGCATGGACGAACTCTTGGCGCGCCTGCGCGCCGCGCTGCGGCACCAGCTCCAGGTTCAGGGCGAGCGCCCGGTGTTCCGCGCCGGCGATCTCTCCGTCGATCTCGTCCGCCGTATCGTCAAGGTTGGCGAGCGCGACATCAAATTGTCGCCGAAGGAGTACGATTTGCTGCGCGTGCTGGTCCAGCACGCCGGCAAGGTGCTGACCCATCGCTTCCTGCTCAAGGCGCTCTGGGACGAATTGACCGATGCGCAATATCTGCGCGTTTACGTTCGCCAGCTCCGCCAGAAGATCGAAGCCGATCCGGAGCGCCCGCAATATGTGCTGACCGAGACGGGGATCGGGTACCGGCTTAAGGTGGGGGATTGATTAGCCGTCGTTCCGGGGCGATGCGAAGCATCGAACCCGGAACATCGAGAATCCCCGGTGCGCAATTGCGCACCTGAGGTTCGCCTCTTCGACGCGCCCCCGGAATGACGGCGCTCGCTAGCCTGCCTTGCGATGCCGCGCCGTCGAGCGGTGTGCCTTCTTCGCGGCTTGCCGTCGCCCGGTCGCGCGCCGCGCGTGGGATTTCGCCGCGGTCTTCTTTCCGCCCTTGAGGCTCTGCTTCAGCGCATCCATCAAGCTGACGACGTTGCTCGGCCGCTCCTCCCGCGCCGGCAGCTCGATAGTCTTGCCGCTGGCCTTCCGCTTCACCAGCGCCTTCAGCGCGGTCTCGTAGTCGTCCTTGAATTTGCTGGGGTCGAAATGTGCGGCCTTGGTGTGCAGGATGTGGCCGGCGAGCTCGACCATGTCCTTCGTGATCTTCGGACTCTTGATATCGTCAAAGAACTCGGTCTCGTCGCGCAGCTCGTAGGGAAAGCGTAGCGTAGTGCCGAGCAGGCCCTTGCCGAGCGGCTCGATCGCGATGATGTGCTCGCGGTTGGTCAGCACGATCTTGGCGAGCGCCACGCGATCCTGGTCCTTCATGGCGTCGCGGATCACCGCAAAGGCGTCGACCGCCGCCTTGCCGTCGGGCGCGATGTAATAGGGATGGTTGAGATAGCGCTGGTCGATCTCCTCGCTCGGCACGAAGCTCTCGATGTCGATGGTGTGGTTGCTCTCGATCTGGACGGCTTCGAGTTCCTCCGGTTCGATCTCGACGTATTTTCCCTTGCGCAGCTCGTAGCCGCGGCCCTTCTGGTCGCTCTCGACGACGTCGCCGGTCTCGGAATCCACCATCTGCTGCTTGAGCCGATTGCCTGTTTCGCGGTTGATCAGGTGAAATCGCGTCTTCTCGGCCGCCGTCGTCGCCGGGTAGAGCACGACCGGGCAGCTGACCAGTGACAGCTTCAACGTTCCCTTCCAATAGGCGCGCGGGGCCATTCCATTCTCCAGTGATTCCAAGGCGTTTTGGAACCCCAACCGCCCGGTGGGGTTTTGGTTCCGGGCGGGACTTTTGCCGTGATAGGCTGAATGCCGAAAGAGAAGCGGGACTGGTCGTGCTGCAAAAACTCTCCACTTACCGAAAGAAGCGTGACTTCGAGAAGACGCCGGAGCCGTCGGGCAAGGCAGCAGTGGCGCCGTCCGAACAGCGACGTTTCGTGATCCAGAAGCATGACGCAACGCGGCTGCACTACGACCTCAGGCTCGAATTCGACGGCGTCTTCAAGTCTTGGGCGGTGACGAAGGGGCCCTCGCTCGATCCCCACGACAAGCGGCTGGCGGTCGAGGTCGAGGACCACCCGCTCGATTACGGCGATTTCGAAGGCACGATTCCGGAAGGCCAGTATGGCGGCGGCACGGTGATGCTGTGGGACCGCGGCACATGGGAATCGGACGATCCGGAAGGCGGCTTTAAGAAGGGCGATCTCAAGTTCACCCTGCATGGCGACAAGCTGCACGGCAGCTGGGTGCTGGTGCGCATGCGCAATCGCGGCGGCGAAAAGCGCACCAATTGGCTGCTGATCAAGCACCGCGACGAATATGCCCGCGAGGGCGCCGACAACGACATTCTCGACCAGGACAAGTCGGTCGCCTCCGGTCGTGCGATGGAGCAGATCGCCGAGGGCAAGGGCCGCGCGCCGAAACCGTTCATGCTGGCGAAGGGAGCCAAGGCGGATGCAGTCTGGCAGTCCAACCGCGCCGAGGAGACGAAAGGGCACACCATCAAGCCGGCGCCGCGCGCGGCGCTGAAGAGCGCGACGACTGCAAAGGGCAAGACTGCAAAGAGCAAGACCGCCAAGAAAAAAGCCACGAGCGCGACGGCCGCCAAAGAGGTCGCGGAGATGCCTGACTTCGTCGCGCCGCAGCTCTGCACCTCGATCGAGCGCCCGCCGGCCGGCGATGGCTGGTGCCACGAGATCAAGTTCGACGGTTACCGCGTGCAGCTCCGGGTCGAGAGCGGCAAGGCAACGCTGAAGACGCGCAAGGGCCTCGACTGGACCGACAAGTTCGCTTCGATCGCGAAGGAGGCAGGCTCGCTGCCGGACGTGATGATCGATGGCGAAATCATCGCGCTCGACCACAACGGCGCGCCGAATTTTTCTTCGCTCCAGGCTGCACTGTCGGACGGCAACACCGAAGACCTGATCTTCTTCGCGTTCGACCTGCTGTTCGCCGGAGGGCTCGATTACCGCGGCCTGCCACTCGGCGAACGCAAGGCACGGCTCAAGGAGCTGCTGGAAGCGCGCAAGCGAAAGTCGACCCAGATCCGCTATGTCGAGCATTTCGAGAGCGGCGGCGACGCCGTGCTGCAATCGGCCTGCAAGCTCGAGCTCGAGGGCGTGGTGTCGAAGAAGCTGGATGCGCCCTATCGCTCCGGCCGCACCGAGAGCTGGACCAAGGCCAAATGCCGGGCCGGCCATGAGGTCGTGATCGGCGGCTACAAGACCACCAGCGGCAAATTCCGCTCGCTGATGGCCGGCGTGCATCGCGGCGATCATCTCGCCTTCGTCGGCATGGTCGGCACCGGTTTCGGCGCCGACAAGGTCAAGCGCATCATGCCGTCACTGAAGGCAATGGAGGCCAAGACCAGTCCGTTCGGCGGCAAGAACGCGCCAAAGAAGACGCGCGACGTGCACTGGCTGAAGCCGGAGCTCGTCGCCGAGATCGAGTTCGCGGGCTTCACCGCCGACGGCAATATCCGCCAGGCCGCTTTCAAGGGGCTGCGGCAGGACAAGCCGGCCGAGGAGGTCGAGGCGGAAACACCCGTCGATACCGAGCTCGCTGAACCCGCGGCCAAGGCGAAGCCGCGCGCCAAGGCGAAGACCGCCCGTCAGCCGAAGCAGAATGCCCAAAACGCCGAAGTCATGGGCGTCGTCATCTCGAAGCCCGACAAGGAGCTCTGGCCCGACGACGGCGAGAGCGAGCCCGTCACCAAGCTGGATCTTGCGCGTTATCTCGAAGCGGTCGGCGAGTGGATGATCGTGCACCTCAAGGGCCGGCCATGCTCGCTGATACGCGCCCCCGACGGTATCAAGGGTGAGTGTTTCTTCCAGCGCCATGCCATGCAGGGAACCTCGAACCTGCTGGAGCTCGCGCGCGTCTCCGGCGATCGCAAGCCATACTTGCAGATCGATCGCATCGAGGGACTCGCGGCCGTGGCGCAGATCGGCGGCGTCGAACTGCATCCCTGGAATTGTGCGCCTTATGCCTATGACACGCCGGGCCGTCTGGTGTTCGATCTCGACCCGGCACCGGATGTCGATTTCGCCGAGGTGGTCGAGGCCGCCAAGGAGATGCGGCAGCGGCTGACTGACATCGGCATGGACAGCTTTTGCAAGACCACCGGCGGCAAGGGCCTGCACGTCGTGGTGCCGCTGCTCTACGGCGCGCGCGACAAGGTGAGCTGGAAGGAGGCCAAGGCGTTCGCGCAGGGCGTGTGCCAGTGGATGGCGGACGATGATCCCGAGCGCTATCTGCTCAACATGTCGAAGAAGCTGCGCAAGGGAAAGATCTTCCTGGATTACTTACGCAACGACCGCATGTCGACCGCGGTCGCACCGCTGTCGCCGCGTGCGCGCGCGGGCGCCACCGTCTCGATGCCTGTCACATGGACACAGGTGAAGAGCGACCTCGATCCGAAGAAATACACGATGCGGACGGTGCCGGGCCTGCTGGCGCGATCGAAGGCGTGGGAGGGTTATGACGATGCGGCCGCGCCGATCAAGACGGCGATCAAGAAGCTTGCGGGGAAAAGGAAGTAGGTCCTTCCCAAAACGTCGTTTCGGGCTGCGCGATAGCGCAGACCCGGAATCCAGAGGTTTGTGGCGCGAGATTCCGGGGTCGCGCTTGCGCGCGCCCCGGAATGACTGCTGTGTCGTTAGATCCGTCCCATCAGCAACAATATCAGCAGAATGATGATGACGAGCCCGAGGCCGCCGCCGCCGTAATACCCGGTGCCGTAAAACGGCCCGCCGCCGATGCCGCTGAAACCGCCGAGCAGGGCGATGACCAAAATGATCAGAATGATCGTACCGATTGACATGCGAATCTCCTCCAGCCCTTTTGATCAAAGGGTCGTTTGCACCTGTCCCGTCGTGCGGGGGCAACTTGCCGCAGGTTTTAAAGTTCCGGTTGCGAACGGCGTCCCTGGTCTCAGTTGTGAGTGGAACCTTTGTCGTTTTGGGCGGCTCTCTCATTGAGAATCAATCAGAAGGGGGCACGACCATGTCAGCACCGCTCGTCGTTTCCATTCCGCATCGCCTCGGCCGCGAGGAGGCGGTGCGCCGGCTCAAGAGCGGTCTCGGCCGCGCCGCCGCGAGCATTCCGGTGATGCAGGTCGAGGAGGAGCGCTGGAGCGGCGACACTCTGGCCTTCCGCATCCGCGCGCTCGGGCAGATCGCGACCGGGCAGGTCGACGTCGCCGACGATCATGTCAAGGTCGAGGTGGTGCTGCCCTGGCTGTTGCAGCGTTTCGCCGAGATGGCGCAGGCGACCATCAAAAAGCGCGGCCAGCTGCTGCTGACCAAGGACGGAGGAAAGTAGCCTCAGGCACGGGCGCGCTGTCGTTGAGGCCTGATGGCGGTTGCGGCGCGGGCCTCGATCACAGCGGCAGGGAAATCCCGGAAGGCCTGCCCGACGGGAAGCCCGCTCGCAAGACCCGGTGCGCTGTAGCCGGCGATGTCGACGGTTGCATCAAATCCTTCGAGAGCGGGCCATTCGCGCCCGGCCTGCGTGAACGGTGAAAACTGACGTCCGACCACGACGATCGCCGCGGCTCGGCCATGCCGGCGCGCGAAGGCGATGATGTGGTCGGCGTGCGCGCCGCGCACCTCGAGCGGCTGATAGTCGCCTTGCGCAAAGACGTCGGCAAGCACATTGCGCAGCTTGAGCAGATGCAGCGTCCAGGCAAGCTTGAGCCGGCCATCCGGCCAGCTCTTGATCAGTCCGCGCCAGTCCGGCGTGTCCAGTGACACCAGCGCCGTGCTCCGCGCGGCAAAATCCACGGGGCGACGGTTGTCGGGATCGACCAGCGAGAGGTCCCAATATTCGGTGCCCTGGTAGAAATCGGGCACGCCCGGCAGCGTCGCCTTCAGCGTGAGCTGGCTGAGCGAGTTTAGCGCGCCGAGCAGCGCGAGGCGGCGGGCCAGCGTCTGCAGCGCCTCCAGAAATTCGCCTGACAGCGCGGGATCGAGGATCTTTTCGATGAAGCTCTTGATACCGTTCTCATAGGCCTCATGCGGATTGAGCCAGCTCGTCTCTTCCTTGCCCTCGCGCGCAGCCTTGAGCGCATAGCCCTGGATGCGCTCGACGAAGCCGGCATCAAGCGTCTGTTGCAGCGGCCAGGCGCCGAGCAGGGTCTGGTAGAGCATGTATTCGAACGTCGCCGACGGCGCGCGCAGATTGCCGTGAAGGGCAAGGTGCGGCGCGTTCAGCACCTTCCAGCGCGACACCGCGCTGGTCCATTCGCCCGGGATCTCGCTCAGCGCTGTGATCCGCGCGCGGGCATCCTCGCCGCGCTTGGTGTCGTGGGTGGCGGTGGCCGTCATCCCTTGCGGCCATTCCTTGGCGCGCGCGCGCATGGCCTCGTGGAAAGCGGGAATGGTGAGGCCGGTGCTGGCGGGATCGCCGCCGACCTCGTTCAGCGCGAGCAGCCGGTGGAATTGATAGAACGCAGTGTCCTCCAGCGATTTCGCCATCATCGGCCCGGTGAACTGCTGTACCTTCAGCGCGAAGCGCCGCACGCGCGGGGCGCTGTGCGGCGGACGGCCGGGCTTGAGCAGGTCCATGGTGAGCGCATCGCGCAGGAAGTCGAAAATGCCTTCGTCGGCTGCGAACCATTCGGCGCGGGCGCGCGCGATGGTGTCGTCGATCAGCTTGCGGTCGAGCGCGGTCGGGCCGCTATGCGTCAAATAGGTGCGATAGACCGGGAAATGCAGCACATAGAGCTCGAGCGCCTGCCGCAGGCTGTCGGCGGAAAAATCGCGGGTCGAATAGTGACCGTTGGCGATGCGCGCGAGCAGACGCGTCAGCACGGTGAACTCGCTGGTGAGCAGCGTTTCCAGCACGCGCCTTTTTGCGTCCTTGACGTAGGGCGCAAGCTGCGGCGGGCGGTTGCTGATCTGCCGCCAGGTCTCGTCCAGCGCCTCCAGCCCCTTGGCGTCGACCAGGACATGCGTGATGGCGTTCATCCATTCATAGCCGGTGGTGCCTTGCACGCCGGCGAAATGCACCAGCCGCTCGTGCTCGCACAGGATCTTTTCGATCACCGTGTAGAACGGCTTTGTGTTGCCCTGCGCGTCGCGCATCAGCCGGCGCAGCCGCTGGCAGTATTGGGCGGGATCGCGCAGGCCGTCGATGTGATCGAGGCGGATGCCTTGCAGCCTGCCGTCTGCGACGAGCTGCTTCACCAGGCGGTGAGTCGAGGCGAAGGTGCCGGGGTCCTCGACGCGCAGCCCCGCGAGCCCGTTGACGTCGAAGAAGCGGCGATAATTGATGTCGCTGGAGGCGAGCCGCCAGTGCCCGAGCTTGTAATGCTGGCGCTCCAAGAGATGATGCAGCGCCAGCGTTGGTGCGGGGCGATCCTTGGCGGCGCGGTAGGCGGCAAGGCCATGGTTGATGATGTCGGCGCTGCCTGCGATCTCCTTCAATTCGGCCTTGAAGGCGGGAGCTTCCTTGCGATTCGGTCGGCGCAGGCCCGTGTAGCGCGCGGCCAGCGAGAGCAAGCGTTTGCCGGCCACGGTATCGGCCGCGTCCGCCTCCTTCACGATCATTCGCAGCATCTCGCCATAGCGCTCCGGGGCGATCGGCAGGCGGTGCTCGAAATACCAGGCGGAAAAACTGCCCTCGTCGGCATCGTAGCGCAGCTCGATCTCGCCGCGCTCCAGCGCCTCGCCGTAGGATGTGCCGAGGATCGGCAGCAGCACGCCGCCGCGGGCGCGGTAGGCCAATTGGTCCCAGTCGATGTCGAACGAGACAGCGTGCGGCGAGGTCTGGCCCCATTCCAGCACGTCGAGCCACCAGGGATTGTCGGCAAAGTGCACGCCGACATGGTTCGGCACGAAATCGATGATGAGGCCGAGGTCGTGCTGCTTCAGTACCTCGCTCAGCCGCGCGAAACCGGCCTCGCCGCCAAGCTCGAGACTGAGCTGGCTGTGATCGACGGTGTCGTAGCCGTGGGTCGAACCCTTGCGCGCCTTCATCACCGGCGAGGCGTAGAGATGCGTGATCCCGAGCGCCTTGAGATAAGGCACGACCGCGGCGGCCTTGTCGAAGTCGAAATCCGCGGTGAGCTGAAGCCGGTAGGTCGCAAGCGGCATGGCGGGAGGCATGTCAACCTCCGAGATGCCAGACCACCGACCAGGGCGGAAGCCGGTTGCCGGCCGCGCCGCCCCAGATCGGCGTGCCTGCATTGCTCTTGGAATATGCGATGTCCTTGTCCGAGAGATTGGCGAAAAGGTGCAATGTCGTGCCGTCGCCCATGCGCCAATATGCGGTGAGCAGGCCGCTATCCGACGCCCGGGCATCGCCAAAACTCGCCCCCTTCAGTCGCGGCATGATTTCCTTGCGACGGAGCGTGAGCAGCTCTTTCACGAAAGCCAGCCGCTTGTCCTGCTCCCGCGTGCGGCCGGTCCAGTCGAGCACCGCCGATTGCAGCGTGGCCGGGTCGAGCGGGTCGGGGACCTCGTCGCCGTATTTCTCGTAAGCCCAGGCATATTCCTGCTTACGGCCCTTGCGCACGGCATCAGCCAAGCCGCCCTGGAAATCGCAGAAGAACGGGAAGGGCACGGTCGAGGCCCATTCCTCGCCCTGAAACAACATCGGGATCATGGGAGCAAGGAGCGTCACCGCAAGCGCCGCTTCGATCTGCCGCGGCGAGGCCAGGCTCTCGAGCCGGTCGCCGAGCGGACGGTTGCCGATCTGGTCGTGGTTTTGCAGGAAGTTGACGAAGGTTGCCGGCGGCAGCTCGCCGCTCGGCTCGCCGCGCGGCTTCTTGCCCCAGAATTCAGAGATCTCGCCCTGATAAACGAAGCCCGACGCCAGCGCGCGTGCGAGGTCCATGCGCGGCGTCTGGTAATCGGCATAATAGCCGTTGAGCTCTCCAGTCAGCATCACGTGCCAGACGTGGTGATAATCATCGTTCCACTGCGCGCGATATTTGCCGTTCGGCGGCTCCTGCGCGGCATCGAGCAAGCTGGCGCGATTGTCGCCGTTCTCCAGCACGAGGTGGATGTGCCGCCCCGTCGCCTTGGCGAGTTCGCCGGCGGCGGCGCTGAGGTCCTGCAGCATCGACTGCTCCCCGGGCACCGCCATGATGTGATTGGCGGCATCGAGCCGCAGGCCGTCGAAGCGGTAATCGCCAAGCCATGACAGCGCGTTCTCGACCGCGAACGCGCGCACCTGCGGCACGCGATAATCGATCGTGCTGCCCCACGGCGTATGCGCGTCGGTGAAGAAGGCCGGCGCGTAGCGGCCGAGGTAATTGCCCTCGGGGCCGAAATGATTGTAGACGACGTCGAGAAACACCATCAGCCCGCGCAGATGCGCCTCGTCGATCAGAGTCTTCAGATCCTCGGGCCGGCCATAGGCGCTGTCGGGCGCATACCACAGCACGCCGTCATAGCCCCAGCCGCGGCGCCCGGCAAAATCGGCGAGCGGCATCAGCTCCAGCGCGGTGATGCCGGTCGCTGCGAGATGGTCGAGCTTGTCGATCATGGCGCCGTAGGTGCCTTCAGCCGTGAAGGTGCCGACATGGGTCTCGATCAGCACCGTCTCTTCCCAGGGCCGGCCGCGCCAGTCGCGCGCCCGCCAGGCGAAGGCGTCGTGATCGATCACCTCGCTCGGGCCGAACACATCCTCCGGCTGGAAGGCCGAGGCGGGATCAGGTACGTCGATCTCGTCGTCGATCCTGAACTTGTAGCGACTGCCGATGGCAAGATCGTCGATGTCCGCCACATACCAGCCATCCTGCCGGCGCTGCATCGCGTGGCGTCGCTCGAGCAGCAGATCGACGCGGCGCGCACCTGGCGCCCACAGGCGAAACGACACGCCGTCTTTGGTCGGCCTCGCCCCGAAGGATGGCCTCATGGCGCCCCCGCGAAGGCGAGCACGGAGCGCGGCGGCGCCTTGCTGTCGCTTCCGGGCAGGAAATCGACGCTGTTCAGCTTGGCATCCGTCGTGTTCAGGAGCTGCTGCCAGCTCTTGTATTCGTCGATCTCGGGCAATTTGAATGCGATCTCTTCGGGGGCGGCGTTCAGTACGATAAAGATCGCAGCCTCGCCCGGTTCCACCGGGCCCACCACATAAGAGA comes from Bradyrhizobium diazoefficiens and encodes:
- the treY gene encoding malto-oligosyltrehalose synthase — its product is MPPAMPLATYRLQLTADFDFDKAAAVVPYLKALGITHLYASPVMKARKGSTHGYDTVDHSQLSLELGGEAGFARLSEVLKQHDLGLIIDFVPNHVGVHFADNPWWLDVLEWGQTSPHAVSFDIDWDQLAYRARGGVLLPILGTSYGEALERGEIELRYDADEGSFSAWYFEHRLPIAPERYGEMLRMIVKEADAADTVAGKRLLSLAARYTGLRRPNRKEAPAFKAELKEIAGSADIINHGLAAYRAAKDRPAPTLALHHLLERQHYKLGHWRLASSDINYRRFFDVNGLAGLRVEDPGTFASTHRLVKQLVADGRLQGIRLDHIDGLRDPAQYCQRLRRLMRDAQGNTKPFYTVIEKILCEHERLVHFAGVQGTTGYEWMNAITHVLVDAKGLEALDETWRQISNRPPQLAPYVKDAKRRVLETLLTSEFTVLTRLLARIANGHYSTRDFSADSLRQALELYVLHFPVYRTYLTHSGPTALDRKLIDDTIARARAEWFAADEGIFDFLRDALTMDLLKPGRPPHSAPRVRRFALKVQQFTGPMMAKSLEDTAFYQFHRLLALNEVGGDPASTGLTIPAFHEAMRARAKEWPQGMTATATHDTKRGEDARARITALSEIPGEWTSAVSRWKVLNAPHLALHGNLRAPSATFEYMLYQTLLGAWPLQQTLDAGFVERIQGYALKAAREGKEETSWLNPHEAYENGIKSFIEKILDPALSGEFLEALQTLARRLALLGALNSLSQLTLKATLPGVPDFYQGTEYWDLSLVDPDNRRPVDFAARSTALVSLDTPDWRGLIKSWPDGRLKLAWTLHLLKLRNVLADVFAQGDYQPLEVRGAHADHIIAFARRHGRAAAIVVVGRQFSPFTQAGREWPALEGFDATVDIAGYSAPGLASGLPVGQAFRDFPAAVIEARAATAIRPQRQRARA
- the treZ gene encoding malto-oligosyltrehalose trehalohydrolase — its product is MRPSFGARPTKDGVSFRLWAPGARRVDLLLERRHAMQRRQDGWYVADIDDLAIGSRYKFRIDDEIDVPDPASAFQPEDVFGPSEVIDHDAFAWRARDWRGRPWEETVLIETHVGTFTAEGTYGAMIDKLDHLAATGITALELMPLADFAGRRGWGYDGVLWYAPDSAYGRPEDLKTLIDEAHLRGLMVFLDVVYNHFGPEGNYLGRYAPAFFTDAHTPWGSTIDYRVPQVRAFAVENALSWLGDYRFDGLRLDAANHIMAVPGEQSMLQDLSAAAGELAKATGRHIHLVLENGDNRASLLDAAQEPPNGKYRAQWNDDYHHVWHVMLTGELNGYYADYQTPRMDLARALASGFVYQGEISEFWGKKPRGEPSGELPPATFVNFLQNHDQIGNRPLGDRLESLASPRQIEAALAVTLLAPMIPMLFQGEEWASTVPFPFFCDFQGGLADAVRKGRKQEYAWAYEKYGDEVPDPLDPATLQSAVLDWTGRTREQDKRLAFVKELLTLRRKEIMPRLKGASFGDARASDSGLLTAYWRMGDGTTLHLFANLSDKDIAYSKSNAGTPIWGGAAGNRLPPWSVVWHLGG